A region from the Malus domestica chromosome 07, GDT2T_hap1 genome encodes:
- the LOC103401903 gene encoding uncharacterized protein isoform X2: protein MSIDKTPQKKKRPGIVKLDRALDLAKKWLNTMSEPAEDEPFEIHARPARLGLGAVVPRPSKFVPSNDPLERKLHYKLDAARRNAAKVAEESALAARDYDNDDDEEDSRTSAFAKKRPAAPVTPSLRAKKRQK from the exons ATGAGCATCGACAAGACGCCGCAGAAAAAGAAACGTCCCGGAATAGTTAAATTGGATAGAGCTTTGGATTTG GCTAAAAAATGGCTTAATACCATGAGTGAACCTGCAGAAGATGAGCCATTTGAAATACATGCTCGACCTGCTAG GCTTGGACTAGGTGCTGTAGTTCCCCGGCCATCCAAATTTGTACCTTCAAATGATCCCCTTGAAAGGAAATTACATTACAAGTTGGATGCCGCAAGAAGAAATGCTGCCAAAGTTGCGGAGGAGTCTGCACTAGCTGCTAGAGATTATGACAacgatgatgatgaagaagacAGCAGAACCAGTGCGTTTGCAAAGAAAAGACCGGCAGCTCCAGTAACCCCATCTCTACGGGCGAAGAAAAGGCAAAAGTAA
- the LOC103401903 gene encoding uncharacterized protein isoform X1 has translation MVYLSWFDSISRFHSFYVRPIVRLKPNKRKPAVQGVAMSIDKTPQKKKRPGIVKLDRALDLAKKWLNTMSEPAEDEPFEIHARPARLGLGAVVPRPSKFVPSNDPLERKLHYKLDAARRNAAKVAEESALAARDYDNDDDEEDSRTSAFAKKRPAAPVTPSLRAKKRQK, from the exons ATGGTTTATTTATCATGGTTCGATTCTATTTCGAGATTCCACAGTTTTTATGTGCGTCCTATTGTTCGGTTGAAGcccaacaaaagaaaacct GCTGTGCAAGGAGTTGCAATGAGCATCGACAAGACGCCGCAGAAAAAGAAACGTCCCGGAATAGTTAAATTGGATAGAGCTTTGGATTTG GCTAAAAAATGGCTTAATACCATGAGTGAACCTGCAGAAGATGAGCCATTTGAAATACATGCTCGACCTGCTAG GCTTGGACTAGGTGCTGTAGTTCCCCGGCCATCCAAATTTGTACCTTCAAATGATCCCCTTGAAAGGAAATTACATTACAAGTTGGATGCCGCAAGAAGAAATGCTGCCAAAGTTGCGGAGGAGTCTGCACTAGCTGCTAGAGATTATGACAacgatgatgatgaagaagacAGCAGAACCAGTGCGTTTGCAAAGAAAAGACCGGCAGCTCCAGTAACCCCATCTCTACGGGCGAAGAAAAGGCAAAAGTAA